A region of uncultured Draconibacterium sp. DNA encodes the following proteins:
- a CDS encoding thioredoxin family protein has product MMNYIKTITLSLVMILPMLLSAQEQKIYDPTADAKKDIAEAIEAAQKANKHVFLQIGGNWCPWCIKFHNFVHDDEELSSFIKDNFEVVKVNYDQNNRQEELLAELEFPQRFGFPVFVILDASGKRIHTQNSAFLEKDKGYDKDKIFRFLKNWSPTALDPASYEK; this is encoded by the coding sequence ATGATGAATTATATTAAAACAATAACGCTGAGCCTGGTAATGATTTTGCCAATGCTATTAAGCGCACAGGAACAAAAGATTTACGACCCAACTGCCGATGCAAAAAAAGACATCGCCGAAGCTATCGAAGCAGCTCAAAAAGCAAACAAACATGTATTCCTGCAAATTGGTGGAAACTGGTGCCCATGGTGTATCAAATTTCACAATTTTGTGCATGACGATGAAGAACTCAGTTCTTTTATCAAAGACAACTTTGAGGTGGTAAAAGTAAATTACGATCAGAACAACCGCCAGGAAGAACTGTTGGCTGAACTTGAATTTCCGCAACGATTCGGGTTTCCTGTTTTTGTTATTCTTGATGCATCGGGCAAACGTATCCACACGCAAAACTCGGCCTTTTTAGAAAAAGATAAAGGTTACGACAAAGACAAGATCTTTCGTTTTCTGAAAAACTGGTCGCCAACTGCTTTGGATCCGGCGTCGTACGAAAAATAA
- a CDS encoding T9SS type A sorting domain-containing protein: MRHLIITALVLVGAFCARAEQSDQERITKINAPINIASEDSKKTFIAPHETNLKSGSVLNSDFQVEFVNFPENAKPAFLYAVSIYENLISSPVPIKVRATWKGVGTNVLASTAPGSMYRNFKGARLSNVYYPVALAEKLAEKELNGSEVDIECAFNSSMNWYFGTNGDCPSNEYDFVTVVLHELVHGLGFVGFFDVENNQGIIDNSANAPSIYDVYVYNQLNEQIADENLFSRPSATLAEQLLSNNLVLKNQGNSESVKVYAPQSWNIGSSIYHYPESEFSQGDANALMTPFIYKGEAIHYPGDKTLDVLAQLGWKSVSFDGYEIKDFEEPCEKLPVFVEVGGEMDIDQSSVKITFSTDNFATSQTVSLAYNTNTNQFEGDLPLNNATGKIYYYYQAKTTGNVAFSYPERAPEQKLNFRIGDDYYPPVLQHNPEKMVNAGSPVMNFAAVASDNVGINRVEVQYRINGQDQEPFILSKEGADNYAGKLEFPTELFSDDVVEYSIVAIDNTSRENKRRMPTSGYYNVSVFETEEALMGYFNNFDSPNTDFEISDFEVTLPAGFSSGNLHTINPYPESQADNQKYNLLAQLKYPIVLEENGLMSFDEVVLVEPGVEGTVYTEDQFWDFVIVEASKNNGKSWLPITDGYDSSVDDLWSSQFTGSLKSAVSQAAGAENMFLKQTINLTDNTGFEAGDTVIFRFRLASDKATTGWGWAIDNLSIQQVTTDVNEELAANEVSIYPNPFKSSIYIDGFRSEMADDVEVTITDLYGKTVHRETLYNAAYSGKIKIDLPNVAPGIYMASISDNNLNTITQKIIKN; the protein is encoded by the coding sequence ATGAGACATTTAATTATTACCGCCCTGGTATTAGTTGGCGCTTTTTGTGCCAGGGCCGAGCAATCGGATCAGGAAAGGATCACAAAGATCAATGCCCCGATCAATATTGCTTCTGAAGACAGTAAAAAAACATTTATCGCACCCCATGAAACAAACTTAAAATCCGGATCGGTATTAAATTCCGATTTCCAGGTGGAGTTTGTGAATTTTCCTGAAAATGCAAAACCTGCATTTTTATACGCTGTATCCATATACGAAAACCTTATTTCGTCGCCCGTACCGATTAAAGTGCGTGCAACATGGAAAGGCGTGGGAACCAACGTACTGGCAAGTACTGCTCCCGGTAGTATGTACCGCAACTTTAAAGGTGCACGACTGAGTAATGTATATTATCCGGTGGCACTGGCTGAAAAACTGGCCGAAAAAGAATTGAACGGATCTGAAGTTGATATCGAGTGTGCGTTTAACAGCTCAATGAACTGGTATTTTGGTACCAACGGCGATTGCCCGTCAAACGAGTACGATTTTGTAACGGTTGTGTTGCACGAATTGGTACACGGTTTAGGATTTGTTGGTTTTTTCGATGTAGAAAACAACCAGGGAATTATTGATAACAGCGCGAATGCTCCCAGTATTTACGATGTGTATGTTTATAATCAGCTAAATGAACAAATTGCCGATGAGAATCTTTTTTCTCGTCCGTCAGCAACACTTGCCGAGCAATTGCTTTCGAATAATCTGGTGTTGAAAAACCAGGGTAATTCTGAATCTGTAAAAGTATATGCTCCACAGAGTTGGAACATTGGATCAAGTATTTACCATTATCCGGAAAGTGAATTTAGCCAGGGAGACGCTAACGCATTGATGACTCCTTTCATTTATAAAGGAGAAGCTATTCATTATCCGGGTGATAAAACATTGGATGTTCTGGCTCAATTGGGATGGAAGTCGGTTAGTTTTGATGGTTATGAGATTAAAGATTTTGAAGAGCCATGTGAAAAACTTCCTGTTTTTGTTGAGGTAGGCGGAGAAATGGATATTGATCAATCATCTGTAAAAATCACTTTCTCAACCGATAACTTTGCAACATCGCAAACTGTAAGTCTTGCTTACAATACTAATACAAATCAGTTTGAAGGTGACTTACCTTTAAACAACGCAACCGGTAAAATTTATTACTACTACCAGGCAAAAACTACAGGTAATGTAGCATTCAGTTACCCTGAACGTGCACCGGAACAAAAACTAAATTTCCGCATTGGTGACGATTATTATCCACCGGTTTTGCAGCATAATCCAGAGAAAATGGTAAACGCCGGCAGCCCTGTAATGAATTTTGCAGCTGTTGCAAGCGATAATGTTGGAATAAACAGAGTTGAGGTTCAGTACCGTATTAACGGACAAGATCAGGAGCCATTCATCTTATCAAAAGAGGGTGCAGATAATTACGCCGGAAAACTTGAATTTCCTACAGAATTATTTAGCGACGATGTGGTTGAGTACAGCATTGTAGCAATCGACAATACATCGCGCGAAAACAAACGCCGTATGCCAACCAGTGGTTATTATAACGTTTCAGTATTTGAAACAGAAGAGGCTTTAATGGGCTACTTTAATAATTTTGATTCGCCAAATACCGATTTCGAAATTTCTGATTTTGAAGTAACCTTACCGGCCGGTTTCTCAAGTGGTAACCTGCACACCATAAATCCATACCCTGAATCACAGGCTGATAATCAAAAATATAACCTGCTCGCCCAGTTAAAATATCCGATTGTTCTTGAAGAAAATGGTCTAATGAGTTTTGATGAGGTAGTTTTAGTAGAACCGGGTGTAGAAGGAACTGTTTATACTGAAGATCAGTTTTGGGATTTTGTAATCGTTGAGGCAAGTAAAAACAATGGAAAAAGCTGGTTGCCTATAACCGATGGTTACGACTCGAGTGTTGATGATCTTTGGAGTTCGCAGTTCACAGGTTCGTTAAAAAGTGCGGTGTCGCAAGCTGCCGGAGCAGAGAACATGTTCCTGAAACAAACCATAAACTTAACCGACAACACCGGTTTTGAAGCAGGCGACACCGTAATTTTTCGTTTTCGTTTAGCATCAGATAAAGCCACTACCGGCTGGGGATGGGCAATCGACAACTTGTCAATTCAGCAAGTTACCACTGACGTTAACGAAGAGCTGGCTGCCAATGAAGTAAGCATTTACCCAAATCCTTTTAAAAGCAGCATCTATATCGATGGGTTCCGTTCGGAGATGGCAGATGATGTTGAAGTAACTATTACCGACTTATACGGAAAAACAGTGCATCGCGAAACACTTTACAATGCAGCGTATTCCGGCAAAATAAAAATCGATCTTCCTAATGTAGCTCCCGGAATTTACATGGCAAGTATATCAGATAACAATTTAAATACTATTACTCAAAAAATCATAAAAAATTAG
- a CDS encoding T9SS type A sorting domain-containing protein encodes MSKYYTLISLLILVALSSSAQMKSYNQSIKVPPPVCYGSGEVERVRIAPPTEFLLKSGGAAKSEIIVDYNGFTPEAQEAFAYAVSIWESLIESDMPIRMEANWNDNLETNVLGSCGPETYYKDFKDAPFKGRYYPVAIAEKIAKREMNGESRYDMIANFNSDVDWYYGTDMNCPDTLYDLVTVVMHEIGHGLGFTGFFFVDDQKEYGSYGYYEFGDATSFDLLVNRGAVNGQQLVDTSFFENTSRNLRDALQSGNLYANSPVASNWNRGNNPKLYAPLSFDNGSSVYHLNDGTYPEGNENSLMTHAIGMAEAIHNPGPLTRGIMDDIGWRNIFIRFTQVKDIEELQPLLFSGWFESDYDVKAGTPKVIYSLDEFENHSDTLELVDAKGDGAYAATFIPANGTERISYYIEVLDTMNRVRTEPALAPNEFYTIHVGPDNEKPVIAHTEIDYFLTLNKQQELLADISDNLGIDTAYAEFFINGEAKEYFALSRDFDDRYVGTFPFDLNTLKDGDEITYAIYATDGSSFSNSSRLPADQGEYFSFKVQEIFDPVSYYSNDFNQETPDFIISDFEIYTAMRFNDGALHSVHPYPAPQIDNSDLEFTTFLKRPIIIKEDGTMNFDEVVLVEPGGQLSSYGDSDFYDYVIVEGSKNNGDNWYPLADGYDSSDQIVWLTNYNNGIPSGEQDSGTRGSAEWFFSRTITLTDNDYFVAGDTILIRFRLYSDPYAAGWGWAIDNLEIQRPVSADIILLSPGEVNVYPNPFTDNVTVKISPVQQESHIQVDVFNAVGQKIYATEEQGVIGEYSDEINLSRYGNGMFLVKVSQNGQTVFTKKLIKN; translated from the coding sequence ATGAGCAAGTATTATACATTAATAAGTTTGTTGATTCTTGTAGCGCTATCCTCCAGTGCACAAATGAAGAGTTACAACCAAAGCATAAAAGTTCCACCCCCGGTTTGTTATGGTTCCGGAGAAGTTGAAAGGGTGCGAATAGCGCCACCTACCGAATTTCTTCTGAAATCGGGCGGAGCTGCAAAATCAGAAATAATTGTCGACTATAACGGTTTTACCCCCGAGGCACAGGAGGCGTTTGCCTATGCTGTTAGTATCTGGGAATCGCTTATTGAATCGGATATGCCAATACGGATGGAAGCCAACTGGAACGACAATTTGGAAACAAATGTTCTGGGCAGTTGCGGCCCCGAAACCTATTACAAAGATTTTAAGGATGCTCCTTTTAAAGGACGTTATTACCCGGTTGCCATAGCCGAAAAAATTGCCAAAAGAGAGATGAACGGGGAAAGCCGTTACGATATGATTGCCAATTTTAACAGCGACGTTGATTGGTATTATGGAACCGATATGAATTGCCCCGATACCCTTTACGATTTGGTAACGGTTGTAATGCACGAAATTGGTCATGGACTTGGGTTTACCGGTTTCTTCTTTGTTGATGACCAGAAAGAATACGGTTCTTATGGATATTACGAGTTCGGTGATGCTACTTCGTTTGACCTATTGGTAAACAGAGGAGCTGTGAATGGTCAGCAACTTGTAGATACTTCGTTTTTTGAGAATACGAGCAGAAATTTAAGAGATGCTTTGCAATCTGGAAACCTATATGCCAATAGTCCAGTTGCATCAAATTGGAACCGAGGCAATAACCCAAAACTTTATGCTCCATTATCCTTTGACAATGGTTCAAGCGTATACCATTTAAATGATGGCACTTATCCCGAAGGAAATGAAAACTCTCTGATGACTCATGCAATAGGTATGGCTGAAGCGATTCATAATCCCGGGCCATTAACCCGCGGTATTATGGATGATATTGGCTGGCGAAATATATTTATCCGTTTCACTCAGGTCAAAGATATCGAAGAACTTCAGCCTTTGCTCTTTAGCGGCTGGTTTGAAAGTGATTATGATGTAAAAGCGGGTACTCCTAAAGTAATTTATTCTCTGGATGAATTTGAAAATCATTCAGATACGCTCGAATTGGTTGATGCAAAAGGCGATGGAGCATATGCGGCCACTTTTATTCCCGCAAATGGTACAGAAAGGATCTCTTATTATATCGAGGTGTTGGATACAATGAACCGTGTGCGTACCGAGCCGGCATTAGCACCAAATGAGTTTTATACCATTCATGTTGGTCCTGATAACGAAAAGCCTGTTATTGCACATACGGAAATAGATTATTTTCTTACATTAAATAAACAGCAGGAGCTACTTGCTGATATTAGCGATAACCTTGGTATTGATACAGCTTATGCGGAGTTTTTCATAAACGGAGAAGCAAAGGAATACTTTGCTTTAAGCAGGGATTTTGATGATCGTTATGTTGGTACTTTCCCATTTGATCTGAATACCCTTAAAGATGGTGATGAGATCACTTATGCTATTTATGCAACAGATGGTTCAAGTTTTTCTAACAGTTCGCGTTTGCCGGCAGACCAGGGAGAATATTTCTCATTTAAAGTACAGGAAATTTTCGATCCGGTAAGTTATTATTCCAACGACTTTAATCAGGAAACACCTGATTTTATCATTTCTGACTTTGAAATATACACTGCCATGCGATTTAACGATGGAGCATTACATAGTGTGCATCCTTATCCGGCACCACAGATCGATAATTCAGACCTGGAATTTACTACTTTTCTGAAAAGGCCGATAATAATAAAGGAAGATGGTACAATGAATTTTGACGAGGTTGTTCTGGTTGAGCCGGGTGGACAATTATCAAGTTATGGAGACAGCGATTTTTATGATTATGTAATTGTTGAGGGCAGTAAAAATAACGGAGACAACTGGTATCCGCTTGCCGATGGTTATGATTCGTCAGATCAAATTGTGTGGCTAACAAATTATAATAATGGAATACCATCCGGAGAACAGGATTCCGGTACACGAGGAAGTGCCGAATGGTTTTTCTCGCGCACTATTACGCTAACTGACAATGACTATTTTGTGGCCGGCGATACCATATTAATTCGGTTCCGTTTGTATTCCGATCCCTACGCAGCAGGTTGGGGATGGGCAATTGATAATCTTGAGATTCAACGACCGGTGTCAGCCGATATTATCTTGTTGTCGCCCGGAGAAGTTAACGTGTACCCCAATCCGTTTACCGATAATGTTACGGTAAAAATTTCACCTGTTCAACAGGAGTCGCATATACAAGTTGATGTGTTTAATGCCGTAGGACAAAAAATATATGCGACAGAAGAACAGGGAGTGATTGGCGAGTATTCCGATGAAATTAATCTTTCCCGATACGGAAATGGTATGTTCCTGGTAAAAGTGAGTCAAAACGGGCAAACCGTGTTTACGAAAAAGTTAATTAAAAACTAA
- a CDS encoding glycoside hydrolase family 32 protein, translating to MNFLSTSLLSIALLISLPAQKKEQKLYDELYRPQFHFTPDKNWHNDPNGLVFYDNEYHMFYQYNPNGNEWGYMHWGHTISTDLLHWQQLPIALYPDEGSTDKERCTAYSGSAIVDENNLLGKQSGNNKTLVAFYTSQQCGQRIAYSTDKGRTWEKYEGNPIIPLDENDDARDPKVFWHEESGKWVMALYRKSDDDENTKGVSFYTSTNLVNWEWQSHIPGFFECPDLVKFQVTNRPDEIKWVLFDGDGSYIIGSFDGKSFTPETAKMKSDWGKNYYATQSWSNIPESDGRVIQIAWMRGGEFPDMPFNGQMSFPCELSVTKFDYGYQLIRKPISEIEKLHGKHDSWEDKNVFPGLNDNKLKKVSGDCLHIIGEFDLKTTDNFGFMLRNDSKSAGTEILYNVKSETLTVLGCTVPLPPVDNTIKLEILLDRSSIEIFANDGKKVISNCFTPGEKAMDVVLFTNGGELGINKIDVYEMNSIWEKE from the coding sequence ATGAACTTTTTATCAACATCCTTACTCTCTATTGCTCTGCTGATTAGTCTTCCGGCGCAAAAAAAAGAGCAAAAACTTTACGACGAACTTTACCGGCCACAATTCCATTTTACGCCGGATAAGAACTGGCATAACGATCCGAACGGGCTGGTTTTTTACGATAATGAATACCACATGTTTTACCAATATAACCCAAACGGGAACGAATGGGGCTACATGCATTGGGGCCACACAATAAGTACCGATTTATTGCATTGGCAACAACTTCCGATTGCCCTTTACCCCGATGAAGGTTCGACCGACAAAGAAAGATGTACCGCCTATTCAGGCTCGGCAATTGTTGATGAAAACAACCTGCTTGGCAAACAAAGCGGAAACAACAAAACACTGGTTGCTTTTTATACCAGCCAACAATGCGGACAGCGTATTGCCTACAGCACCGACAAAGGAAGAACCTGGGAAAAATATGAAGGCAATCCAATAATTCCGTTAGATGAAAATGACGATGCCCGCGACCCAAAAGTATTCTGGCACGAAGAAAGTGGAAAATGGGTAATGGCCCTTTACCGCAAGTCGGACGACGACGAAAACACTAAAGGTGTTTCGTTCTATACATCCACCAACCTGGTTAACTGGGAATGGCAAAGCCACATACCAGGTTTTTTCGAATGTCCCGACCTGGTGAAATTCCAGGTTACTAACCGCCCCGATGAAATAAAATGGGTACTGTTTGATGGCGACGGCAGCTATATTATTGGCAGTTTCGATGGCAAATCGTTTACCCCTGAAACAGCAAAGATGAAAAGCGATTGGGGTAAAAACTATTACGCCACACAATCCTGGAGCAATATTCCGGAGTCGGATGGCCGCGTTATACAAATTGCATGGATGCGAGGTGGAGAGTTCCCCGATATGCCTTTTAACGGACAGATGTCGTTTCCGTGTGAACTGTCGGTTACCAAATTCGATTATGGTTACCAGCTCATTCGAAAACCGATTTCAGAGATTGAAAAATTGCATGGCAAACACGATTCGTGGGAAGACAAAAACGTTTTTCCGGGGCTTAACGATAACAAACTAAAAAAGGTATCGGGCGATTGCCTGCACATCATTGGTGAATTCGACCTGAAAACAACCGACAATTTTGGGTTTATGCTTCGCAATGATAGCAAATCGGCCGGAACAGAGATTCTGTATAATGTAAAAAGTGAAACGCTGACCGTACTTGGTTGCACCGTACCACTTCCGCCTGTCGACAATACAATTAAACTCGAAATATTACTCGACCGCTCCTCCATTGAAATCTTTGCCAACGACGGTAAAAAAGTGATTAGCAACTGCTTCACTCCTGGCGAAAAAGCAATGGATGTTGTACTTTTCACCAACGGCGGAGAACTGGGAATTAACAAAATTGATGTTTACGAAATGAATTCGATCTGGGAAAAAGAATAA